Genomic segment of Apium graveolens cultivar Ventura chromosome 7, ASM990537v1, whole genome shotgun sequence:
TAACTGGGGCAATACCCAAAATATATACAAAATAAAGCATGTTGATGGACACCCCAATCTTCAAAATTACTAAAATTGCTCTCCATCCATAAGCACACTCTATATCTCACGAATACAAGAGAAAAACTCAGAACAAAAAAATGTAGAATAATACAGGAAACTGATAGGGTCGGGTTATTCAGTCACAAAAGATCTACTACCCTTAGAATTTGTCATGCACAGAAAGCATAAAAGTGTTTGGATCGCAATCCATGAAAAGAGCACAAATCTCACTTTCAAAAACAAATTAAACCCATAAGTTAATTATTATGGGTGGGGGGGGAGGTTACATAACTTCTATACTTTACCGCTAATAAAACTAACAAAATGGACCAAGGCCCATGAACATTTAAGCTATTAGAAGATAATCAATACAAACATTATaataaacacatatatataattACACCCTGCCTACCCTGATAAAACTAACTAAATGGACCAAGGCCCGTGAACATTTGAGCTACTAAAAGATATTTTATATAAACcattataataaaattatatataactAGACCCTGCATATTGAGGTAAATAAACACGTCAAATTCTCTTTACACTGGATTTACTTTCACTTTCACTTGCTCTCGCTATCAATCTCAAAAAACAAAAGGTAGCAGGATACTGTTCCACTTTGCTCATATTTTTATCCAAGCATCTTCTACTGCTTTTAAGCATGGAGGAACTTCGTCATTGACCTTGGCATAAGTAAAGACATTTTACAAGAACCAGCACATTTTCAGCAAACTCACACTGTAAAATTAAATAACTATTACCACTATAGTTGATGTGCATCAACTACTTACTGCAATTACTCTTCCGCTCTTCGAGAGAAACAAATAACAAAATGTGGTCATCCGGGAGTGCTAAATATATAACAAGCTTCCTCGGAAATCTTCATTCAGTCAACTCCCATAAAAACCTCAATTTGTTTACATAAGAAAGACCCGCCAAGCTGCCTGCCCAGTCACACATCTCCCAGCCATCAATACTTTTCTTCTGAAACAATTACACTTCACATTCCCATTacagatatatatacacacacacacatatatatatatgtgtgtgtgtgtgtgtctaaTTATACAACAATCAGCCTCCTAGACAAGGACAATCCTAAAGGTATTCCACCATATGATATGACTAATAACCATTTCCACCAGCCAATTCACATGGAGAACCAAGTTATCCAACCAAACCAACCCATTCTCTAACAGAATGAACTTCTCTACAGTAAACAAATTTGAATTTCGGAATAAACCCCTAACTAGGATGGGTCCTAATCACTCTGGCCATAAAATATCTAACCTACTCTAGAGTAAGTCCAACCTCCACTTATAACATAAGAAGCCCCTCCTCCCCAAAATCTATATTGACCAGAGCAACAATGATCCATAATAACTCCTTGGTTGTTCCTCCACAAGGATAGTGTAAATAACTTGTTGAACACCATACTTATACAACTAAATTACACGGACTCGGCTATAAGTTTATAACATAGACACGTTTCCAAGTGCGGGACTAGGCAATGTATTAAAATTGTTATGTCCCAAAAATGAAACTATTAACTTCCATGACCATGACATGGGGTGAAGTTTTGGAGAAAAGCTTCTCTTTCATTTCAGTAAGAATCAAAATATATACAAAGAGAATGGGATCAATTTAGATCCTGAAAATCAGTGATCTGTCTGCCTAAATTACACTAAATCAGGGAACTGATTCACGTAACAACCATTCTTAATTTACAGCTACGCATACATAATATCTATATAACATACAACTAACTTCCTTAAATTAGAATTCCACACTCCCCCTCAAACTGGGTTGTATATGCTTATCAGACCAAGCTTGAAACATAAATTTTGGAAGTTAGAGCGTGGAAGAGCTTTTGTTAGAATGTCTGCAGTTTGTTGCTTTGTAGGAACATGGTTGAGAGAGATAGTCTTTCCTTCAATCTTCTCACTTATAAAATGTCGATCTATCTCAACATGTTTTGTTCGATCATGATGCACTGGATTTTTTGCTATAGCTATAGCTGACTGACTATCACTTTTCATGGAAATAGGCCCTTTCATAGTAACCTTAAGCTCGTTTAGTAATCGTCTAAGCCATATTCCCTCGCATATACCGAGTGCCAATGCCCTTAATTCAGCCTCTGCACTGCTGCGGGCAACAACTGATTGTTTCTTGCTACGCCATGTTGTTAAATTTCCCCACACAAATGAACAATATCCCGAAGTTGATCTTCTGTCAATAGGTGATCCAGCCCAATCAGCATCAGTGAATACTTCGATAGTTTGACTTTCACTCTTCCGGAAGAATAATCCTTTACCTGGATCCTTCTTGAGATATTGTAAGATTCTGTAGACTGCGTTCATGTGTTCTTGAGTAGGGCTGTTCATAAATTGACTAACCACACTTACAGGAAACTGTTAGGAAACAtaataaatagaataaatattaaGTCAGTTACGAATCTGAATAATTAGTGTGTGCATCAGTTATGGATTTCAAAGGGAGGATTTGGTGGGAATAATAATattttagctttaatttagggatTGTGAGTTGAGATTGGGGTTATAAATAGGGAAGCCATTTATATGTTTGAGAGAAGAAGAAATAAGATTGAATTATGTGTGTTTGTGGAGAGTGGTGGTCTCTCGAATACCACCTAGTTGTGTGTGTGTTTATCAATAAAAGAATTcatttctttatatatatatacaaatataagGACTGGATAGGTCCTAACAGTGGTATCAGAGCACCTCTGTTATTGGGGCAACGACAACTGCAAAATAAGTTGAAAATCGAATCGACGACTTCCAGGGAGGAAGAAATAAGATTGAATTATGTGTGTTTGTGGAGAGTGGTGGTCTCTCGAATACCACCTAGTTGTGTGTGTGTTTATCAATAAAAGAATTcatttctttatatatatatatacaaatataagGACTGGATAGGTCCTAACAGTGGTATCAGAGCACCTCTGTTCTTGGGGCAATGACAAGTGCAAAATAAGTTGAAAATCGAATCGACGACTTCCAGGGAGGAAGAAATAAGATTGAATTATGTGTGTTTGTGGAGAGTGGTGGTCTCTCGAATACCACCTAGTTGTGTGTGTGTTTATCAATAAAAGAATTcatttctttatatatatatatacaaatataagGACTGGATAGGTCCTAACAGTGGTATCAGAGCACCTCTGTTCTTGGGGCAATGACAAGTGCAAAATAAGTTGAAAATCGAATCGACGACTTCCAGGgaattattttttttgtaaagATGCAAGCAAAATTTTTGAAGTTGGATATTGAAAAGTTTCAAAATGACATTTCTTTCCTCAAAGAAGGTATGGTTGCTATACTTGCAAAAATGGACAACTATAGTCGCAAGACTACTGGACCATTTTCGTCTGCTCGTGAGGATTCGCAAGGCTTGGAACAGGCCCAGAAGTCGGTTCACGAAACTGAGAAGAAGCTGAAGGGAGTAAAAGCGAATGATAGAGAACTTAAATCAGATTTTCAAAAAATTGATTTTGGAAAACTTCAAGAAGATGAAAGGTCTCATCAGCAACCACCAGTATTGGAGGTTTTAGGGCAGACTCCATTAAATTCTAATAGTGGCAACAACAAAGAACAAGAGACTTGTTTGTTTGATGTCTCATCGCCTCCAAGCTCATCCATGTACTCTTTATCACAAAGACTTGAAATATTCGAAGGCTTAAAACTTGAAGGTGGGTCGTTGAAGGCTGAAAGTTATTTTGACAGCTATTTTGAATTAGTAAACCTCTCAATACCAACTAAGAAGGTATGGTCGGCTGTAGTATACTTGAGAAATGATCTTTTGTTCTTGGACTATTGCGGGGAATATCAGCGGCCTTCTTGTAACTGGGAGGAATTTAGAAAATTATTGGCGGAGAGGCAGGGGTTCTGGAttagaaagaaaaggaaaaagagagaATGAGACAATTTTCTCATTTGAACCTTGAGGACAAGGTTCAAGTTTGGGCGGTGGGTAATGTTAGGAAACAtaataaatagaataaatattaaGTCAGTTACGAATCTGAATAATTAGTGTGTGCATCAGTTATGGATTTCAAAGGGAGGATTTGGAGGGAATAATAATattttagctttaatttagggatTGTGAGTTGAGATTGGGGTTATAAATAGGGAAGCCATTTATATGTTTGAGAGAGGAAGAAATAAGATTGAATTATGTGTGTTTGTGGAGAGTGGTGGTCTCTCGAATACCACCTAGTTGTGTGTGTGTTTATCAATAAAAGAATTcatttctttatatatatatatacaaatataagGACTGGATAGGTCCTAACAGAAACCCAATATCTGGACGAGTGTGAGCAAGGTATAGTAGTTTTCCTACCAGCCTTTGATATCGACCTTTATCAACACTTATACCAGTAGCTTGTAATTTTGTATTAGGGTCCATGGGAGTGTCAATAGGCTTGCACCCTGTCATTCCAGTTTCCTTTAAAAGGTCCAGGACATATTTTCTTTGCGAAATTGACAACCCTTCTCTTGACCGTGCAACTTCCATTCCAAGAAAGTACTTTAACGGTCCAAGGTCCTTGATCTCGAATTTTGTGGCAAGCAATTTCTTTAGACAAGATATCTCCTCCATATTGTTTCCAGTaatgacaatgtcatcaacataaacaaTAATAGCAGTAAGTCCTCTATTTGCCGTATGTTTGACAAATAAAGTATTATCAGCTTGGCACTGAACATAGCCATCTTTCCCGAGTACATTTGTAAATTTCTCAAACCATTTCCGCCCAGATTGTCTAAGACCATACAAAGTTTTAATGAGTTTGCATACTTTGTTTGCTGGAAATCTGCTCTCAAACCCCGGGGGTATTTTCATGTATACTTCttcctcgagatctccatttagaaaggcgtTTTTAACATCAAGTTGCAGTAATGGCCAGTCCAAATTAACAGCAATAGAGATGAGAACTCTGATGGTGTTTAATTTTGCAACAGGGGCAAACGTTTCTTGATAATCAATCCCATAAGATTGAGTGAATCCCTTTGCCACAAGGCGTGCCTTAAGCCTTTCAACACTTCCATCAGCTTTGTGCTTCACAGAAAATACCCACTTACATCCTACAACACGTTTTCCAGGAGGAAGAGTGGTAATTTTCCAGGTTTTATTCTTTTCGAGCGCTCTCATTTCTTCAAGAGTTGCTGTCTTCCATTCAGGTATTTGTAAGGCTTCCTGGACTGAATTAGGAATTGAGACCTGATCAATTTTGGTAACAAAGGCTCTGAACCGTGGTGACAGTTTTGCATAGGATAGGTGATTTTGTATAGGATGATGAGTGCATGTTCTGACTCCCTTTCGCAATGCAATTGGCAAGtccatatcagaacttaaatctGATGTCGGCTGATCAGATAATGTATTTGATGTAATGTCAACCTTACCTGAGTTTTTTCGATGGAAATTGGAGCCGGTGAAGAGTCATGGTCATGCTGAAATTGTGCAGGTTGTAACTGGGGCTGTTCCTGAGGCTTTTTCCTTCGAGAATAGACTTTGATTTCATCTGACTTTTGGGTTTGGTTGGAAATGGATTTGGTCATTGGAGGTGGATCAACTAACTTAGGAGTCGGAATTTGCTCTAACATTTGAAAAGGAACATGTGCCTTGACTATAGGAGTATTTTCAATGAACGAGTTCCAATCCCAGTTCTGAGATTCTGTTACTCTATCCTCCCCCTGAATTGAAGAATTGGGGTAAAAAGGCTCTTTCTCAAAAAAAGTGACATCCATGGAATGGAAAAAACGCTTAGTGAGCGGACAATAACATTTGTAACCCTTTTTATTAGGAGAGTAACCGAGAAATATACATCTCAAGGCTCTTGGATCAAATTTTCCTCGATTTTGAGAATTGATGTGAACAAACACAGTACAACCAAATATTTTGAGAGGAAGTTTATTTATAATGTGTGATGTGGGAAATAGTTCAAGAAGTGACTGCCTCGGTGTTTTATAATTCAGAGTCCTAGAAGGCATTCTATTGATGAGGTAAGTGGCTGTGAGGATTGCATCCCCCCAAAAATGTTTAGGAACATTGGAGGTGAAAAGTAAAGAGCGTGCAACCTCAAGAAGATGACGATTTTTCCTCTCTGCCACCCCATTTTGTTGGGGTGTGTCAACGCAAGAACTTTGATGTACAATGCCATGAGTTTGTAAATATTCCCCGAGAGTAGAGTTGAAAAAGTCACGTGCATTATCAGTCCTAAGCACTTGAATATTTGCTTTGAACTGGTTTTGGATCATGACATGAAAAGATTTAAAAATGTGACTGGCTTAAGATTTTTGTTTCATTAAAAATACCCAACTAAGACGAGTATGATCATCAACAAAGAGTAAGAACCATCGAGCCCCACTAACATTTGTAGTTCGCGATGGCCCCCAGATATCACTGTGTATTAATGAGAAAGGTGCAGAAGATTTATGTGGTTTAGAAGTATAGGTACTACGAGTGTGCTTGGACAATTGACATATATCACAATTAAACAATTTTGAACttttattgataaataaatgTGGAAAGAGTCGTTCAAGGTACATAAAGTTTGGGTGACCAAGACGATAGTGCCACATCATAACATCACTATCTTTATTTGACAAACTTGATGACAATAAACTACTTGGAGAATGATAAAAAGAACGAGAAGACTCTTTATTAGGAAACACTCGAGAGATTTGAGGTGTGAGAATATAGAGACCAGCATGAAGTTCAGCATTGCCAATCGTCCTCCCCGATTCCAAATCCTGAAATTTACAACAATTGGCAGAAAATTTAGTCATACAATTCAAGGCATTTGTAAGTTTGCTTACAGACAATAAATTGCAGTCTAAATTTGGAACAAGCAACACAGATTGTAAGGATATATTCTCTGATAGAGACACAGTGCCAACTCCTGCTACTTTTGAGTGTGATCCATCAGCTATTCGAACAAAAATAGGTCTGTTGCATGGACTATATGATGAAAAAAGAGTGTGATTTCCAGGCATGTGATCCGAGGCACCAGAATCAACTATCCACATATTTGATTTAGATTTTGCTGCACTGAGTGCTAAAGAAGTACCTCTATTTGCTACACCTGCTGTCCCAACTGTAGAGGATGACAGAACAACGACTTCAGTAATCAACTTTTGAAGAGTTTCAAGTTGTTCTTTTGTGAAAGGTCCCGAATTTTTGGTAGTTTCGGTAATGGCTGCATTCGCACGATTTTCCCATTCATTTGGCCCACGATTAGGCTTCCAGTCAGCAGGTTTACCATATAGTTTCCAGCATGTCTCCTTGGTGTGTCCTGGTTTGCGACAATAATCACACCAAGGTCTCCCTTTGCGAGGCTTGTTACCGCTGATTTGTTGAGGAGGGCCACGAGCAGCGTGAGCCAGTGCATAGGCTTCATTTTGAGTTGGCAGCAAATTTTGACTCGCAAGTGCAGAACTTTCTGATGGAGGAAGGTTATCCAGTTGACCCAACATAACCTTTCTTCGACTTTCTTCCCTGCGAACCTCAGAGAATGCTTCTCTTAAACTAGGAAGTGGTTTGGTTGCAAGAATCCGACCACGAACTTCATCAAGAGACTTATCAAGTCCCATAAGAAACTTAAAAACCCGCTTGTTCTCCACAATCTTCTTGTGTGTTGTACCATCATCAGAACATTTCCAATCATGGGATTCAAATAAATCGATTTGTTGCCAATTTCGAGTGAGGTTTGAAAAATAAACAGTAACAGATGAAGTACCTTGTTTGAGGTCTTGAAGGATACTCTCTATGTGAAATAACTCAGAAGTATTCTCACCGCTAGAGAAAGTATCACGAGCCGCTTCCCAGATTTCTTGGGCTGTGGAATACAGGAGAAAGTTTTCACCGATTTCAGTAGACATGGAGTTGATCAACCATGACATGACCATGTTGTTTTCAGAACGCCACACTTTGAAGGTGGGATCTGATTTGTTGGGAGGTTTCGCAACCCCTGTGAGATAGTCATCACGGCCCTTGCCACTAACGAACATCATAACAGACTTAGACCACTGGAGATAATTATGACCAATTAGTTTGTGGTTGGTCACAGGAAGAATAGTGTTGTCTGCCATGGGCGAATTGACAATAGGACTGTGGCTGGAAGGAAGGTCAACGATTGATGATGAGGATATTTCTTTATCAGACATGATTGATGTATAGGTAAAAAGATTAAAAGATGCAAGCTACTGGAAAGGAATTGTAGCTGCTGAATTAGGGTAATACTtcaaggctctgataccatgaagTTTTGGAGAAAAGCTTCCCTTTCATTTCAGTAAGAATCAAAATATATACAAAGAGAATGGGATCAATTTAGATCCTGAAAATCAGTGATCTGTCTGCCTAAATTACACTAAATCAGGGAACTGATTCACGTAACAACCATTCTTAATTTACAGCTACGCATACATAATATCTATATAACATACAACTAACTTCCTTAAATTAGAATTCCACATGGGGTGCTTAAGGTAATATAAAGATCCGAGTTACATGAACAAGAAAACATTTTTTCTTTGATTATGTCAAGGCATATACATGTAACCTTGTAAAAAAAAGATTCAAGTGTCATCTTTGTAAGCCTGAGCATGACAAAAAGTGATTTTATCAACCGCAAACAAGTTGACATGGTAATATGCTTACTGCTGTTTTCACGAATTTTAGTGAACCACGGGTATGTATAAGGGTGCACACCTAATTAGTGGTCAAAAATGATCGGTGTATTTCTAAGTATCTCTTGGCGAGGTAAATTAAAGAAGTCACGATATGAGTTGTACACAAATGGGAATATTTAATAAATCAATTGCTAAAATGTATGGAATTTTTCTTTTCAGAGAAGCAATATTTCTCCATGACTCTATCTATGGCTAATTGGTTTCTTTGTTTATCTGTGGTTGTTTCTTCAAGTTTCCATGGATGCTTATTGTTTTCTGCAGTTTAATCTTTGTTACCTGGACTTCGCTGTAAGAGATGGATTCCGGTACGGATCCAAAGGATCCAAGAGTCAAATTCTCAATCTTGaaagtactccctccgtccctaaatACATGTCCATCTTGACTTTTGACCGGTCAACTTGACCAAAATTTATACCTACTATATAATtgataataatataaaaaaatatatatatcatttGAAAGTAcatttagtttattttaaaatgtaactctcagattttaaaaataatcaatcGATAATTTTTAATGTTAAAGTCAAAAATTGGTCAATTTGACTCCTAGAAAAACAAAATGGACATGTAAttaggacggagggagtatcaaGGAACCTTGCATATGAATCCATAATTGGACTCTATGCAGGAACTTGAGACTAATTTATGTTACCTGGACTTCGTTGTAAGAGATGGATTCCGGTACAGATCCAAAGGCTCCAATAGTTGGATTCTCAATTTTGACAAGGAACCTTGCATATGAATCCATAATTGGACTCCACGCAGAAACTTGAGACTAAATATCTATATTCTTTCTATATTTTTCTAAACTGTGTGTATTACTGATAAATCCATTAAATTTAATAACATATGAATATTCGTAAAACATAAACAAAAGAAAAACACCATGAGAGGTTCTTTGAGGTCTTGCTCCTAACAAACATATTACCCCATTACCTTAAATTTTATTTTGTCTTGAACTGATGGAGAGTGTAGTGTTCGGTTACAACCTGAAGAATTGTTGTGTCATATTAAGCATGAATATGACAGAAAATTTTGGTGGCAGATCCTGCCTAGTGGAATTCTGTGACCTCTTCTTCCCCAGATTACATCTGTCAGTGGTTTGGGTAACAGAAAGGTACATAAGACTTACCCAACCTACCCTGATCCCTTGAAGTTATGCTGCACATGACCTCATAACATGCAACTTAAGGCCGCCCTAAAGAAATGACCACTAAGATACGAAAACATCGATACAAGTTTACTGCCTTGAAACCTCTATAGCAAGAGGGAAGAAAAGAAACACCCCACTTCATTCCAAGAATCCAAGTTCAGAAAGTGAAGAAAGCAGAAGAATAAATGTCTCAACTAGACAACATCGAAAACCAATTAGACACTTGTCGAACACTGCCATGCTAGAATCTACGTACCTTCTCCTTCTCCCACAGGAAATCCTTAAActgaattttcatttcccttcTAGCAAAACAATTATCAACTACCAATCAACTTAAACTAGGTTCTAATAGCTCCTGCTATGTCCAGTAGAAGCATAACACAATTCTTGCAAGTAGGATACCAAATATCACGAAAATAAGAAGCATAACACAATTCTTATTTATGTTTCCAACTGTTGTACATCAAGAGTACAACTACATTAACCTCAATAGTATAAGCCAGCCATGAGTCCTAGAGGACTCTAAGACTCGAGATGAAAATGTTAATTATGATCTGTAGTTTGTGTTTTGATGAAGACTCAAAAACTTTTGAACATACAGAATTTTACCTACCCAGATCATCTTAAAAATACTAGTTTTTTATGTTGATTACAAAACTCCTTTATTTTACTTTCTATCATGATCAATTATCTCAATTTAAATGTCTTCCCTCTCATAAAACATTTTTTTAAGGCTGTCGGGGAAAGAAAGCGAGGGAACACTTGAAAGGATGGAAGGTGTAAAAACTAACAATTTGTCACTGTACTGTAGTTTCCTGGAATATCTGTCAAACTTCAAGTCATTTCACACAAACAATATTATGTGCTCCCCAACCCGTCTCCCAAAACTAAGAGTCAAGCAAAGAAGCAGGAATCAACATTTACAGTGTTTTGTATTTCAGATACAAATAGCAAACTGCAACCCTCAGCGAGTTTACGATAAGTTTCAGATCCGTCTAATAAGTATGCCATCTAGCAGCAATTGTTTACATGACGAGTCTACAAATAATTATTAACATCTGATTTACTAATTATTGTAGTATTTAGTAGAAAAAGACAATTGCAAGAGCCCAACCATATCTAAGAACTATAGGTCTTAATCAGCACATTTCACTTCAGAAGATCTTTAAAGAGCTCATAACACATACCAAAACTAGATTAAAAAAACATATTTGCGAACTTGAGCAATTTATTTCTAAATATTAGCAGATCCACTAACCAGAAGTGACCAACTGGTCCAACAAATCCCAACCCAAATAAGCTTGTAGTCGCCACTCGCCTCCAATTGATCTTTAATTTTTTATCTTCTTCCTGTTGTACGGAATCAACACAGTCTATTAGATATATATTGACATTCAGAAAATAAAATTTTCAGCTTTAGAATTGAAGTAAATAGGTAGCAGCACAAGTGAAGTAAATTATATGAGAATAAATATCTAAAACTTCCTATTTTGTATGGTTATATTGTTATTGCGGCTGAACCAGGCAGACATATGAAGATTTCATATTCATGTAAACTAGAATGCAACATGGGTGTGGGCTGCATATCAAAGATCTTCGACTAAGCAACTAATTATTCTGATATATTGACAGTATCATTGTTGGAAGAATTTTGAATCTGAGAACTGTTGACATTTAACCATCTAAAATAGTCAATTGTGTTTATCGATAACAATTTGTTTTAATGATTGTGCCATTAAAAAAACCACTTGTACGCATCCTCACTTTGTATAGAAGTTACATATATGCATATTAATGTGGTGCAAGAAACAATGATATTAATGACTTGTGATTACTTATCAAGAAAAATGCCCTGGAGAAATAAATTAAGAGCAGCCCAATGTGAAATTTAAGTAGCAAAGCAGATCAGTATTTTACAAGTGTTTCTTATATGATTATTATATAGGATTAGTATAGGAAAATATCAGCTAGAATACTCGAACTAATTAATGTTTGAGTAGCACTAGTTTAGGTTCATTACAATTATCGATGTAATTTTTCAATTTTGTCCATGTAGACTAttatgaattatttaattatgactTAATTGTCAACATAAATGAGTTTTCTAGTCTATCTCGAAAAAATTCAGAATTGAAAATTGATGTAATCAACCGGTACTTCAACTTCAGGCTTGGTATCAAGGTCATATATAGGCACTTTAGGTTCTTGGCAAAACGTTGCAACAAAATTGATAGCTTGAAACATATTCTGG
This window contains:
- the LOC141672992 gene encoding retrovirus-related Pol polyprotein from transposon RE1 isoform X1, with product MDLPIALRKGVRTCTHHPIQNHLSYAKLSPRFRAFVTKIDQVSIPNSVQEALQIPEWKTATLEEMRALEKNKTWKITTLPPGKRVVGCKWVFSVKHKADGSVERLKARLVAKGFTQSYGIDYQETFAPVAKLNTIRVLISIAVNLDWPLLQLDVKNAFLNGDLEEEVYMKIPPGFESRFPANKVCKLIKTLYGLRQSGRKWFEKFTNVLGKDGYVQCQADNTLFVKHTANRGLTAIIVYVDDIVITGNNMEEISCLKKLLATKFEIKDLGPLKYFLGMEVARSREGLSISQRKYVLDLLKETGMTGCKPIDTPMDPNTKLQATGISVDKGRYQRLVGKLLYLAHTRPDIGFLLGPIQSLYLYIYI